In the genome of Methanococcoides burtonii DSM 6242, the window CCCCTCTCTTGGATTTGCATTCTAATGCAAATTATGCGCATTACTAAGTATTGACCAAATTAGCTTAATACGAATTGACTGTTCTACTCTCTTTTGCCAGGTTTCCCCGACACCACCCGTGTTGTAAGCAGATGGTTATTAGATCAGACTAAAATTGAACGGAACAACTTAAACACTATCGGATAAACCGACATTATTCGATCAATTATCGCCTTCTCTTGATATAAGACATCATCTGACATAAAGATAGATCAAACTGAACTATGTCAGTTAAACCTGCCCTCATAAGACTGTCTTCAGACATAGTATTTATAAATTGTAATATATAAGCTTATCGACAATTGTCGCAAAGCACTTGGAGATTACTGCAATCGATTTTTAAAATTCGTCCATATTCAAGTTCTGGTATTGTCGAATATATGATATTCCAATATATTAATATTCATTACTAAATACACACCAAATAACTTTATTAAGCATTAAGAGAGATAATACAAATTAACTATATATTATATTTTAAAGGACATGATAAAATGCCAAGATATTCAATAGAAGAATTCGTAAACGAAACTGGACAAAAGGATAAAGGAGAAGGTTTATTCGAACTTGAACGCGACAGGATGCTCGAACTGAACCTTAATGGCCGTGTCTGGACCAAAAGGGGCTCAATGGTAGCATACCTTGGTAACGTCAAATTCACAAGAGAGGGTATACTGGAACACGGTGTCGGCAAACTTTTGAAAAAAGCAGTGACTGGAGAAGGTATAAGCCTCACAAAAGCAGAAGGACAGGGTAAAGTATACCTTGCAGATGCCGGAAAGAAGATATCCATAATAAACCTTGACAATGAAGCAATATTCGTTAACGGAAACGATCTTCTGGCATTCGAAGAAACTATAGGATGGGACATCAAGATGATGAAAAAAGTAACCGGCATAATGGCAGGCGGACTTTTTAATGTAAAGCTTGAAGGCACCGGAATGGTAGCCATAACCACACATTACGACCCAGTCACACTCAAAGTTACAAAGGATACACCAGTATTTACCGATCCAAACGCCACAGTTGCATGGTCCGGCAATCTTTCCCCCGACCTTAAAACAGATGTGTCATTAAAATCATTTGTCGGACGCTCAAGTGGCGAAAGTATACAGATGTCTTTCAAAGGTGAAGGATTTGTTGTGATCCAACCTTATGAAGAGATACCATTCCAGCAGCCAGTAGCATAAAAAGACTATTTTAATAATGGCAGACCAAACGGTACTGCCAAATATTTTTCAAAGCATGTTATCACATTCAGCCTTTTGTAATACATTCATATTGCATATCAGCACGCGTTATCTGAGGAATGGTGCCCCACATACCCATGTGCTCTCCCTGAATAACGACTGCACCATCGATATTAATAATCGAACTTATAGTATCGAACGCATTTTCCACGCCCTCATGTCCTATGCCTGTTGCATTGGACAGTTCGGTAGCTGCTGAATCTGCCAGGGATACATCATCTGAAAAAACTACGGCAGCATCTGCACACCCGAAATTGATAGAGGGACCAACTGTACCAGAAGACGTACATATACCACGAATGTGATCAGAAGGCTCGAGTGTGAACCCAATGTTCCTTATAGAGGACTGACCGGCATATATCCCTATAACTATAGGCCTGTCGTTGAGAAACGCAATGTCCCCCCCATTATCGACAATTGCAGAAGTCGCACCGGCATCGACCATTGATCCAACTGCAAGTGCCGCTATCGTACCCGCAACTGCGGACATGGGACCGATGCCCACGGAATTGCCGGCAGCAACGAGCCTTTTGACAACTTCAGGAGCATCACTTGAACATTCATAGGGTTCAAGAGTTACTTTAAAATAAGGATCAGAGCGGATGTATTCCTCAAGTTTCAGCCGGTGTACGGCTATGGACTCTTTCGCTAGCTCTATATAGGACTGATCATCCGCAACTATCGTCACGATAGTTTCCTTTAACTGAAAATGTTCTTTCATATTCAACTGTCACTGCCCAAGAACCAGAGCATTATGTGGGCACATGGTCAGACAGGTACCACACTGGATGCACTTGTCAGTATCGACCTCCAGACTCCAGTCGTCAGCAAAGGAAAATACCCCTACAGGACAAACAGATATGCATGCACCGCATTCCACACATTCTTCCTCGTCTCTGCTGATGGGAGTATCAAGAACTACGACTTCGGCACCTTTCTTCACAAGAGAATCCCGGATCTTCCCGAACTGTTCAGAAGGAATATCAGCTACGACCTCACCATGAGTGGTGTCATAGTGTGCCTGCGAAATGTTCAGAAGAGCACCGGTTTCGATAATAGCCTCCGCCAATATCGGTTTTGCAACAATGGCAGATTCAATGCTTATCTTTATCTTCATCTTTATTGCCTCCTTGCGAGCAGTTTACTGATATCATCGCTTGTGATTATACCAACCACTTGTTTCTTTGCATCGATGACAGGAAGTGCAGAAACATTGTTGCTGTCAAGTTTGAAAGCTGCAATGTCTATTGCTTCATCCGGGCTTGTTGTCACCACATCTTTTGTCATGATATCTTTAACAAGATCATATTCCGCTTTTGCAACGGCTTTGGAAATATCCCATGCGGTCACGATACCCACAAGAGAATTATCCTTATCGACCACAGGAAGATGGCTGAACTGTTTATCCATGATGGTTTTTGCAGCGTCGTTAAAGCTTGCTTCTGCCTGAATGATACTAACGTCCGAAGTCATGATATCCCCCACCAGAGGACTAACACGAGATAATTTCATCGAGTTGCATGCAGTATCCCTTGGAAGACGTTCCACAGGCATGCTGACAAAAAACTCACCGCTTTTTATCCAATCTTTAAGTTCATTGGCGATCTGGCGGGACTTCTTGAAACTTGAGAGAGATGAGGTCGTTACTTCCTTACCATTGACATCGATCGAACCGGAACGCAATTCGCCATAAGTGACAGACCTGATAGCAGGACGATTGCTGCTGGGAATACCATAATCAAGAAGATTTGTAACGATATCGTCATCCGTTACAGCAGTGGCTTTTGCAATATCCTCATTGAGCACCGGTATTGGAATACCCATTCCAACATAAAGGGAAGTTCCATATCCTTCAAAACTGGCAGCACGAATGTATTCCGAGCTCATCTCCTTTAAATCACCTTTAAGCATGAGTGTTCCAAAACCTGATTCTGGAGAGTGTTGAGTACCTTCGCCTACGATGTAGCCCTGAGCACCACCAAGGAAGATACGTGTGCCTGTGCCTATGGTCTCATAGTTCGGATCATTGTGCATTGGAGAAAGCACTCCGGCACCAGAGAAGGTTACATTGCCATGATTCGGCAGTAGAGTACCCATATAGGTATTCAGAGTATGATTAGTACTATTAGTAGCAGCGTTGTATTTCTGGTATGCGTTACGAGGATTCAGCATAATAGCCTGATTCAGATCATAAATGTTGATGGTGGTATCGATAACCGTTCGTGGATAACAGTCCGTTCCAGGAGAAGTTCCATGTACATCGATGGACCTGCCACGGATTAGATCTTCTATGACATGAGCACCACCGTATTCCAGACCTTTGGAACGGGATGCCTGCGTGGCCCCTAGGTATGCATCGACTGCAGCAACACCTGAATAAGCCTCAACATCGTTAAGCCAGAGCTTGTTTATTCTGATAGGAGGTTCCGAGTGACCAAAATTTAACCATACGCCGGAAGAACACATGGCTCCGAAAGTACCGGTAGTTACGACATCAACTTCCTTTGCCGCACCTTCTGCACCTAACTCACCCACGATATCTACCATTTCTTCAGCAGTCACTACATTGACACTACCGTCACGAATCCTGCCATTGATCTCATGTATTGTTTTTTTGACCATATCTACTACCTCTGCCTGCTAACGAGTAATAATCAACGGTGCATATATTACTTCCGGTTATTTCAGACATTAATTAAAGGTCAAAATGATAGCCTACAAGATAATAAAAAAGATGAAAGACAAAAACAAATTGAGTAGAAAAGAAGAATAAAAACAACAGAATGATCAAAACATAATTCAAATTGAAATAAATAAAAAGAATGAATGAATGAATGAATGAATGAGACGAGAAAGATACTCATTTTGGTAACAGTATATGGACTGTCGTACCAAACCCTTCCAGACTCTTCAACCAGATCTTTCCATTATGCACATCAATGATCCTTTTTGATACATGCAAACCTATACCAGTCCCACCATACATCCGAGTAAGTGAACCATCGACCTGGTAGAAGCTGTCAAATACCTTATCCACTTTGTTTTTTGGAATTCCGATGCCATTGTCCTTGATCCGAAGATGGATATGATCAGCTTCATCTTGTACCGAGACGATAACTTCCCCTTCCAACATAAATTTCACAGCATTGTCCAAAATATTGTTCAATGCGGTTGTCAGCCTTTCTTCATCCCCATAGATGACCGGAATATTTTCAGGAATTTCATCCCTGAAGACAATGTTGTTGCTGCCAGCTTGAACACGGGCCTTTTCAAGGGAATTAAGAATTAATCTCTTGATGGGGAGGGGGACAAAATCATACTTATACTTACCCTCTTTTTCCATACACATATAAAGCAGTGAATCGATAAGGTCTTTCAATCGCTCCGCATTACGCACAACTGCATCATTAGCTTTTTTCTGTTCAACATTAAGCGGACCAAATTTACCATCACCCAGAAGCTCACTGAAGCCTTTGATAGAGATCATGGGCGTTTTTAGCTCATGGCTCAGGTTTGCAAAGAATTCATTTTTAAGGTTGTCAAGCGACCTTAGTTCATCATAGGCTTTTTGAGTCTTTTCGAACAATTGTGCATTCTCAATAGCGATACCAATATGCTTTCCAACATGTTCAAGGACCTGCAAGTTCTTCTCAGATAGAGGATATCCGGGAGGAAGTACAAGCAGGACAAAGCCTACGACCTTGTCCCTCGAATGAAGATAAAAAGTTAGATTTGTTTTTGTTACAAAACGAGAACCTTGACGTATGAGCTCATCCGAAACAATAGTATTTTTAGGCAGGTTAGTCACGTTCTTGAACATATCCTCATTCTGAGAATAGTGGATAGTAGACGCAAGCACATCATCCGTACCAATGTTCGCCCTGAGGTTTGCTTTATATTGATCATGATCGATTATGTAGACACCGCCAGCATCGATCTTGAAAAGGTCCCCAAGTTCCATTAGAATTTCAGCAAGCAGATCATCAATATCAAGGGATTCTGATGCAAGTGTCACAGCAGAATAAAGTACAGAAATATCACGTTCATGATCTGCAATCGATTGTTCAGCACGCTTTCGGCCAGTTATGTCAAAAAGGATACCATAGAAGTGATCGACAGTTGAATCAGTTGTTCGATGTATCACTGTCGTTTCATAGACCCATTTTATATCATTGGATTCTGTTACGATCCTGTACTCACAATTGAACTCATCTATCCCGGCATTGACAGACTCCGAAATTATGTCCTTGACACCATCACGATCATCCGGATGTATGATGCTGTCATAAAGTAATGTGCCAGTAACAAAATCTTCTTTTGAGTAACCGAACCTTTCAATGTTATCGGTCACGAACTCGACCGGACGGTCATCTTTTGCACACCAGAAAAATACAACAGCAGGACTCTTGCTAATAACAGATTCTAACCGAATTTTTGTTTCGGCTGACAATTTTATTTCTTCAAGGGATTGACGAAGCGCAGATTCAAGATCACTACTTATACCCTTAAGCATTTTATGTTCATCATTCATATGACCCATCCCAATGGTCAGATACTATACTATATATAATGAATATCCCTTCACATATATAAATGTGTATATGTTTTTCATTATATAATATACTTTTAATGCGATGCGAAATAATTATTGCAAAGTACTCATAAATAATTTAGATGAAAACTGTTGATTGGTTTTATGCGTTGATATTATATTATATTATATTATATTATATTATAAGAACCAACATATAAATATTGTGTTTACATTTAGATTCCCTGGTCATGAGATGCAAAATCAGAAGATAAAACAACCATTGTTTAATAGACCCAATTTGTCCCAAAAACTTATTAAAGACAAACGAGTATACCGAGAAGAAATTCCTTATAAATATTAATTAAATTAATAAAATCCAATTGAGTTGATCATCTTGGCAATAGAAAAAGGAGATATCATTAAAGTATCATACACCGGAAAGTTCGGTGGAGACCAGATCTTTGATACGACCGACGAAGAGCTTGCAAAGGCAAACGAGATCTATAATCCACGCGGCATGTACGGTGGAGATGTAGTTATCGTAGGCGCAGGACACACCATTGCAGGTCTTGATGAAGACTTTGCGGGTAAAGAGGTCGGCCACTCAGGCACAGTTATTATTGCACCTGAGAAAGGTTTTGGCGAACATGACCCAAAGCTTGTGGAGAACATATCCCTGACAAAGTTCAAGGACCAGAAAGCATTCCCTGGCATGAATGTTGAGCTTGATGATAAAAGAGGAACTGTTGTAAAAGTCATCGGTCGCAGAGTACGTGTCGATTTCAACCACCCGCTCGCAGGAAAAGATATCAACTACGAATACTCCATTGACGAGAAGATCGAGGAACCTATAGAGAAAGTAAAAGGCCTCCTTGCACTATATACAGGTGTTCCTGACCTCGAGGTTGCTATCGAGGACAACAAAGTATCCATTGAGGTACCTGCAATGCTTTCATTCAACCAGCGCTGGTTAATGGCAAAGGGAAGAGTAGCAAGCGAACTTATAGAGCACCTTGGCCTCGAAAAAGTAAGCTACATCGAATCATACCCAGTTCAGATGCCTACACCGGTTGTTGAAGAAGCAAACGAAGAAGAAGTAACAGAAAGTGAAGAGTAATCCTCTTCACACCCTTTCTTTAAACATGTTCAATACTTTTTAAAGCAAAAGCTTTATACCTGAAAACGCTGTTTAGAAACCATTCATTTGCTGAGGTAGCCAAGTGGACTACGGCGCCGGTCTTGAAAACCGGTAGTGCTAACGCGCTGCAAGAGTTCGAATCTCTTCCTCAGCGTAAAATCAGCAGTATAGTGCTTGCTTACTTTCACCCCGCTTGGATTCTGTATATATGATGCAGAATTAATTCATGTGTGGAGGTGACAAGCATGGAACTGTACAAGTATGAAAAAAATATCAATTGCTGAAAAGTAAATTGATGATGCTAATTATTCTACCAAGAATAAAGAACCCATTTTTGAATTTGAAAATACTATTTTTGCTGCCAGTATTCAAAAGTGTAGCATCTGATTTTTTGTCTACACTGAAGTATATCACAGCACTTCTGCCTGATTCATTCACTCCCGATAAACATACGTATATATCATCTTTTTTTGATACTGGTTCCCAATCGCGAACACTTGCATTTCGTGAAAAATTCACATGAAAAAAAGAAAGAAGGACAGATAAACTGCCCACATCATTTTTTATTTCTTTTGCTTACTATCACTGTCGCCATTCCCAATACAATTGCTATGCCAAATACTGCAAGTATTGGTTTATCCTTTTCAACCGGTTCTTCGTCCTCTATTGTCTGTTGTGGAGTTATGACGACCTCCTCTTCAGACACACTGGTTCCAACTTCATCTCCGACAATGGAGAAAAATGAGAAGCCCGGAGTATAAGCAACGAAGTAAAGGAACTCATCGTCATCCCGGGTCTGTGAAGAAGGAAGATCTTGCCACACCTCATGATATCGTGAAAGTCTTATTGTAGATGGATCAATGTTATTTTCTTTGATCCATTCCCGACTAACTTTAAAGTTGATTACGATATTGTCAGCATTGTGTTCTGAGATCATTCCATCAGATCCAACATTAATGCTCATGAACTCATAGGATATACCAGATGGCGACCCAACGTCATCGGGAACTTCATTCAACACCTGAACGGATGCAACAACAACACCTTCATTGTCTTTTGCATCAAAGCTGACCCCAAGGACAGGAGCATCACCAGCCGAGAACGTAAACTCTACCTTATTGCCACCCATGACATGTTTCAGTTCGGAAACTGTTGACCTAACATTTTCAGAAGGTTGACCTAACTTTGTATGAACCCTTACTCCATTATCACTTGTTTGTGGATCACTTACTGTGACCAAGGAGACAGCAGAAGTGTTGTGGTAAAGTGTCGTATTATAGAACTCGATCGAGAAGATGTGTGTTCCCAACGAAGATTCTGTTGTATTAAAACTTGCATTCCCATCAGTAACTGCTTGTGTTGTGCCAATTCCAATACCATCCCTCAAGAACACTGCATTCCCAATGAAAGTTTCACCATATTCCCCTTCCACAGTTGCACTTACCCATATAGTAGCACCTGGAGCAATAGATTGAGAAGAAGGTGAAATTACAACCTCAATATCTCGTTTAGTGATGTTTATGTAGAATACTTCAGAATCATTGGATGCACTGGTTTGTGTAGTATTAGAATAGACCCTAATGACGTTCTCTGCGACCGTTGAGTTCAACAATGTATGATTGCACCACTTCAAGTCATCAGTGTTAATTGATCCCAAGGAAGAACCAGTTAACCACGGAACATTATAAGTAACATTAACATTGTCAGCATCTGTTTCAGTGCTAGTTACAGAATGATCTATGTTGAAATTGATTCCCCAGTCCTGTTCAATGCTAACAACATTTCCAAGGATAAGTGATGGACCACGTGTTGAAAACGTTTGTCCAGGGCAATAAAAACGCGTATCGTCATAGGAATCCCATAATTTTACTTTCCAGTAATATGTTTGTCCCCCATTTAGAGAGGAACCATTGTAAGTAATGTTATTTGATGAGCTACTCATCAATTTACCTGTATCCCACATATCACCATTTTCGGACGTTAGATTTGAAGATGAAGATGATACGAGCAACTGATAAGCAGCCTGGCCATCGCCAGCATTGATATCAGAGAAGGTCCAGCTAAATTCAGGGATCATAGGAACGTATGTACCATTAACTGCACCCTGGGAGAGTGGTGACGCGGCTATTGCAGGGTCATTGGCATCAATTACATTGACTGTGACGTTTTCAATGAGTGTGTTATTAGCAGCTTGCTGATCGGTCACAAGGACCTGAAGAGTATAGTTTGTTTTTGCCTCATAGTCCAAAGTGACAGTACCCAAGGAAGTCAGACGTATTTCACCATCATCTGAGTCGATGGCAAACAGACTTTGTCCATCCCCTCCTGCAAATAAATATGTGATATTGGAATCATTTAGACCACCATCACCATTGTCTGCTTGTGTATCATACAACATTAATGCCAAACTCGTTTCATTTTCAGCTACTGAATAATTATCAGCAGAATTAAACACTGGAGCATTGCCATAGACAAACAGTGTAGAAGTGCCAGAAGCAAGTTCCCCATCCCCATCTTTAACTGTGATAGTATAGGTTCTGCCTGAAATAACATCACCTGAAGGACTACTGTCAGTGTAATTGTAAGTCAGTGAACGAGCTAAGGAACTAACGATGTCATCAGTCAACAACTGCGCTCGAATATTATCAATACGCATTGTTGCACCAACTGCCCTCCCACCACTATTATCATAACTACCAAGAATAAATTTAAATTGTAGATCAGAACTGTTCTTTGCTACAAGTACCTGCTGAGTTTGCCATGTGCTGCTTGACCCCTGGTCTGCAAACAATATGCTGGTCTCAGAGTTAGTGTTGTCAATCAGTATTGCATAGGCCACATAATAATCGCTTGTTTGAGTTGCCATCCAATCAAACAATATTCTATCCCCCGCAGCAGCTGAAAAGTTTGAACTTATTGCGGAAGGACCCCAAATATAACCAAAACCCAGGTTAGTAGTCCCACGATTGGATAGTTTCAAACTGTAGGTCCCCTGACTAGCATCAGTATCTGCAGTTGCAAATTGACTAGCACTATCCAATATGTTGTTGAAATCATAGCCCCCCCCAACATCAGGATTACCGTCAACAGTTTCGTACATAACTGCTCTTAGTTCAGGAGTGTCCGGGATAGAAGATATACTTGAATTGATAGCCCATCCATCCATATTACCGGTTTCAAAATTATTATTAGTGGGCAAACTTGCTGTTTCTGTTACGAAATCAACTCGGAGTTTTTGACCATCCTGACCATCATATGTTGCATTAATGATACCGATTTTAACAACTCCACTGCCAGTCCCAACAAAAACATCACTACCATTGATGGAAATTTCACCATTTGAATTCGGAGAAGAAGAACTGTTTAGATCAAAATCATCATAAGAATTAGAATTGCTAAGGATAAACTCAATATACCCATCACCATAACCAGTCCCATCTGAATTAGTGATAGCAAGATCATTGTCCATGATCGATATATTCTGCTCTTCGATCGTTGAATTGTCTAAATTTGTAAAACTCGGAACAGATGCTTGTACAGATATACCGAGTACCACAAGAATTACAAAAACCAACACAATCAGAGTTTTATTACCCCATCTACTGAATCTATTATGCATCATTTATCCTCCAATACTTTTGGATTTACCCTACATTAAGACCAGATCAAGCAGAAATACACTTATCCTTGACCTGGGAAAACCATATTAAATTAATTTATTAAATATATATTTCTAAATATTGATGTGATCGTACTTATTCGAAATATTAATTTTATTAGAATCTAAGCCATATTGGTGCTTTCTTTGAAAGTATAATGCACAACCACAACCCAAATGTTATAATAATAATAATAATAATAATAATAAACCCTCATAAGATAGTATCTTATATATAATTTATCAATCGAAAACGGAGG includes:
- a CDS encoding AIM24 family protein, with the translated sequence MPRYSIEEFVNETGQKDKGEGLFELERDRMLELNLNGRVWTKRGSMVAYLGNVKFTREGILEHGVGKLLKKAVTGEGISLTKAEGQGKVYLADAGKKISIINLDNEAIFVNGNDLLAFEETIGWDIKMMKKVTGIMAGGLFNVKLEGTGMVAITTHYDPVTLKVTKDTPVFTDPNATVAWSGNLSPDLKTDVSLKSFVGRSSGESIQMSFKGEGFVVIQPYEEIPFQQPVA
- a CDS encoding PGF-pre-PGF domain-containing protein; this encodes MVLGISVQASVPSFTNLDNSTIEEQNISIMDNDLAITNSDGTGYGDGYIEFILSNSNSYDDFDLNSSSSPNSNGEISINGSDVFVGTGSGVVKIGIINATYDGQDGQKLRVDFVTETASLPTNNNFETGNMDGWAINSSISSIPDTPELRAVMYETVDGNPDVGGGYDFNNILDSASQFATADTDASQGTYSLKLSNRGTTNLGFGYIWGPSAISSNFSAAAGDRILFDWMATQTSDYYVAYAILIDNTNSETSILFADQGSSSTWQTQQVLVAKNSSDLQFKFILGSYDNSGGRAVGATMRIDNIRAQLLTDDIVSSLARSLTYNYTDSSPSGDVISGRTYTITVKDGDGELASGTSTLFVYGNAPVFNSADNYSVAENETSLALMLYDTQADNGDGGLNDSNITYLFAGGDGQSLFAIDSDDGEIRLTSLGTVTLDYEAKTNYTLQVLVTDQQAANNTLIENVTVNVIDANDPAIAASPLSQGAVNGTYVPMIPEFSWTFSDINAGDGQAAYQLLVSSSSSNLTSENGDMWDTGKLMSSSSNNITYNGSSLNGGQTYYWKVKLWDSYDDTRFYCPGQTFSTRGPSLILGNVVSIEQDWGINFNIDHSVTSTETDADNVNVTYNVPWLTGSSLGSINTDDLKWCNHTLLNSTVAENVIRVYSNTTQTSASNDSEVFYINITKRDIEVVISPSSQSIAPGATIWVSATVEGEYGETFIGNAVFLRDGIGIGTTQAVTDGNASFNTTESSLGTHIFSIEFYNTTLYHNTSAVSLVTVSDPQTSDNGVRVHTKLGQPSENVRSTVSELKHVMGGNKVEFTFSAGDAPVLGVSFDAKDNEGVVVASVQVLNEVPDDVGSPSGISYEFMSINVGSDGMISEHNADNIVINFKVSREWIKENNIDPSTIRLSRYHEVWQDLPSSQTRDDDEFLYFVAYTPGFSFFSIVGDEVGTSVSEEEVVITPQQTIEDEEPVEKDKPILAVFGIAIVLGMATVIVSKRNKK
- a CDS encoding peptidylprolyl isomerase, producing MAIEKGDIIKVSYTGKFGGDQIFDTTDEELAKANEIYNPRGMYGGDVVIVGAGHTIAGLDEDFAGKEVGHSGTVIIAPEKGFGEHDPKLVENISLTKFKDQKAFPGMNVELDDKRGTVVKVIGRRVRVDFNHPLAGKDINYEYSIDEKIEEPIEKVKGLLALYTGVPDLEVAIEDNKVSIEVPAMLSFNQRWLMAKGRVASELIEHLGLEKVSYIESYPVQMPTPVVEEANEEEVTESEE
- a CDS encoding sensor histidine kinase, which encodes MNDEHKMLKGISSDLESALRQSLEEIKLSAETKIRLESVISKSPAVVFFWCAKDDRPVEFVTDNIERFGYSKEDFVTGTLLYDSIIHPDDRDGVKDIISESVNAGIDEFNCEYRIVTESNDIKWVYETTVIHRTTDSTVDHFYGILFDITGRKRAEQSIADHERDISVLYSAVTLASESLDIDDLLAEILMELGDLFKIDAGGVYIIDHDQYKANLRANIGTDDVLASTIHYSQNEDMFKNVTNLPKNTIVSDELIRQGSRFVTKTNLTFYLHSRDKVVGFVLLVLPPGYPLSEKNLQVLEHVGKHIGIAIENAQLFEKTQKAYDELRSLDNLKNEFFANLSHELKTPMISIKGFSELLGDGKFGPLNVEQKKANDAVVRNAERLKDLIDSLLYMCMEKEGKYKYDFVPLPIKRLILNSLEKARVQAGSNNIVFRDEIPENIPVIYGDEERLTTALNNILDNAVKFMLEGEVIVSVQDEADHIHLRIKDNGIGIPKNKVDKVFDSFYQVDGSLTRMYGGTGIGLHVSKRIIDVHNGKIWLKSLEGFGTTVHILLPK
- a CDS encoding 4Fe-4S binding protein — encoded protein: MKIKISIESAIVAKPILAEAIIETGALLNISQAHYDTTHGEVVADIPSEQFGKIRDSLVKKGAEVVVLDTPISRDEEECVECGACISVCPVGVFSFADDWSLEVDTDKCIQCGTCLTMCPHNALVLGQ
- a CDS encoding UPF0280 family protein, giving the protein MKEHFQLKETIVTIVADDQSYIELAKESIAVHRLKLEEYIRSDPYFKVTLEPYECSSDAPEVVKRLVAAGNSVGIGPMSAVAGTIAALAVGSMVDAGATSAIVDNGGDIAFLNDRPIVIGIYAGQSSIRNIGFTLEPSDHIRGICTSSGTVGPSINFGCADAAVVFSDDVSLADSAATELSNATGIGHEGVENAFDTISSIINIDGAVVIQGEHMGMWGTIPQITRADMQYECITKG
- a CDS encoding homocysteine biosynthesis protein, translated to MVKKTIHEINGRIRDGSVNVVTAEEMVDIVGELGAEGAAKEVDVVTTGTFGAMCSSGVWLNFGHSEPPIRINKLWLNDVEAYSGVAAVDAYLGATQASRSKGLEYGGAHVIEDLIRGRSIDVHGTSPGTDCYPRTVIDTTINIYDLNQAIMLNPRNAYQKYNAATNSTNHTLNTYMGTLLPNHGNVTFSGAGVLSPMHNDPNYETIGTGTRIFLGGAQGYIVGEGTQHSPESGFGTLMLKGDLKEMSSEYIRAASFEGYGTSLYVGMGIPIPVLNEDIAKATAVTDDDIVTNLLDYGIPSSNRPAIRSVTYGELRSGSIDVNGKEVTTSSLSSFKKSRQIANELKDWIKSGEFFVSMPVERLPRDTACNSMKLSRVSPLVGDIMTSDVSIIQAEASFNDAAKTIMDKQFSHLPVVDKDNSLVGIVTAWDISKAVAKAEYDLVKDIMTKDVVTTSPDEAIDIAAFKLDSNNVSALPVIDAKKQVVGIITSDDISKLLARRQ